The proteins below are encoded in one region of Silene latifolia isolate original U9 population chromosome 2, ASM4854445v1, whole genome shotgun sequence:
- the LOC141633111 gene encoding uncharacterized protein LOC141633111 — protein MKIFSWNCRGLGAADAPIIPYIKWSVSYYDISLVFLQETKCSLADSVCKSSSLNLPNFCGTNSAGFSGGLLLLWDDRSDVLPLLVDQNFILCKIVDHNLSYVWFALFMYGESCTQHKASFWNDMKKLCSVYSPLCMIGDFNQLEHFSDKLGGSSTISGWNAFFDWRINSQLCELPFSGPQFTWANKRDSKNLILERLDRGYASQNWLLSYPEAHIENLNIFLSDHAPILLDLSARSTKPKRPYRVDIWCLQNAEIQYLVSSIWQRFSSTPVASSVTMKLSLIRSGILKWVLLNRHLFMLDWSAISNTLSASSSCIHESTSASVYFRNLSLAEQDVQAQHSYWKQRAKSDFKFNDGLPTAYFFSRAKARQKRLRIISLKDNTGSWTASESDLSLLIMDHFQRLFTSSTPACSFSELQDLAIPKLDSLQQDFLSQPFTANDVEKAFFDMQPNKSPGPDGFPPKFYQLFWHTIKADITSAILGFLNSGHIPPAWNNTHIVLIPKIPNPDCISQFRPISLCNVIYRAASKCIALRLRKITDSIIGQNQNAFLPGRLISDSGFLAHELLSYINQRRRGTRCFGALKLDMNKAFDRVSWPFLFHVLKLYDFPKSFRRLLKSCVRTTSLQVLINGTPSARIFPQCGLRQGDPISPYLFIICMEILSLMVIKAESQRSIEGIKLSRNSPAISHLLYADDALLCFRLSSSSCESLRDILISFGNLSGQMINHQKSYIKFSPNTPDDFKEHVTNILKVPSKHNFGLYLGAPIDLGRKKTSAFQFLLDKISSKILSWGAASFSQASKLLLINSILMASIAHVASILPIPLHITTKLDYLIDLFWWKQTKNRRAQHWLSPEKLQLPKLEGGLGIKNARIFSQALLSKTFWRCHHHHHSLISSVLRTKYPKDFPIPGRVSKYSAASFAWKGVVKNTFLIRNGFAWKFGNGKLINIKDDAWIFGSKPCLKSSFLSQDVNFANLLLTSTQWNKVNIFKIFDSISARNICALELPPEPTDDFIYWKFTEDGLFSSNSAYSFLLHNGTHSPVSPESSVIPPFPWVFLWRLPCQPHIKIFLWKLVHGILPTADVLIRRGTDVFVRLRLSQILLSYPINSMCSALFLKHYFSLPASLKLPVQCAPLLISFLIAFGLRLFSTRAARLTQIRSFSDQQHPTSSYAA, from the exons ATGAAGATTTTCTCATGGAATTGTAGGGGTTTAGGCGCTGCGGACGCCCCTATTATTCCGTATATAAAATGGTCCGTAAGCTACTATGATATTTCCTTAGTTTTTCTTCAGGAGACTAAGTGCTCCTTAGCTGACAGTGTCTGTAAATCTAGTTCTCTAAACCTGCCGAATTTTTGTGGTACAAATTCTGCGGGTTTTAGTGGTGGCTTGCTTCTACTTTGGGATGATAGATCCGATGTTTTGCCTCTTTTGGTGGATCAAAATTTCATCCTTTGTAAAATTGTAGATCATAATTTGAGCTATGTGTGGTTTGCTCTTTTTATGTATGGTGAGTCTTGTACTCAGCACAAAGCAAGTTTTTGGAATGATATGAAGAAGCTTTGTTCTGTTTACTCTCCGCTTTGTATGATTGGTGACTTCAATCAGCTTGAACATTTTTCCGACAAACTTGGCGGATCTTCTACTATTTCTGGCTGGAATGCCTTTTTTGATTGGAGAATTAATTCACAGCTCTGTGAACTCCCTTTCTCAGGCCCTCAGTTTACTTGGGCTAACAAAAGGGATTCCAAAAATCTTATCTTGGAACGTCTTGATCGCGGCTACGCATCACAAAATTGGCTTCTTTCTTATCCTGAAGCTCATATTGAAAACCTCAACATCTTCTTGTCGGATCATGCCCCTATTTTACTTGATTTATCTGCGCGTTCTACGAAACCAAAAAGACCATACAGGGTAGATATTTGGTGTCTGCAAAATGCTGAGATTCAATACCTGGTTTCTTCTATTTGGCAACGTTTTTCTTCAACTCCTGTGGCTTCTTCAGTTACTATGAAACTTAGTCTGATCCGATCTGGTATTCTCAAATGGGTGCTTCTAAATCGTCATCTTTTCATGCTTGATTGGAGTGCTATTTCAAATACTTTATCTGCCAGTTCATCTTGCATTCACGAATCTACATCTGCCTCAGTTTATTTTCGAAATCTTAGTCTTGCTGAGCAAGATGTTCAAGCCCAGCATTCCTACTGGAAACAAAGAGCCAAATCTGATTTTAAGTTTAATGATGGACTTCCAACTGCGTATTTTTTCAGTAGAGCCAAAGCAAGACAGAAACGCCTTCGTATCATATCCTTGAAAGATAATACGGGCTCCTGGACTGCTTCTGAGTCGGATCTTTCTCTTCTAATTATGGATCATTTTCAGAGATTGTTTACATCGTCTACGCCTGCATGCTCTTTCTCAGAACTTCAAGATTTAGCCATTCCCAAATTAGACAGCCTTCAGCAAGATTTTCTGTCTCAGCCCTTCACCGCAAATGATGTGGAAAAAGCGTTCTTTGATATGCAACCTAACAAGTCCCCGGGTCCGGATGGTTTTCCACCGAAATTCTACCAGCTCTTCTGGCACACCATCAAAGCAGATATTACATCAGCTATTCTTGGGTTTTTAAACTCCGGTCATATCCCTCCGGCTTGGAATAATACTCATATTGTTCTTATCCCAAAGATTCCTAATCCAGACTGTATCTCCCAGTTCCGTCCTATCAGTCTCTGTAATGTCATTTACCGCGCAGCTTCAAAATGTATTGCTCTCAGGCTCCGCAAGATAACTGACAGTATTATCGGCCAAAATCAAAATGCGTTCCTTCCTGGTCGTCTTATTAGTGATTCAGGTTTCCTCGCTCATGAACTTCTTTCTTATATCAACCAACGTCGCCGTGGTACACGCTGTTTTGGTGCACTCAAGCTTGATATGAACAAAGCTTTTGATAGGGTATCCTGGCCTTTTCTGTTCCATGTTCTTAAGCTTTATGATTTTCCGAAATCCTTCCGAAGGCTTCTTAAATCTTGTGTCAGGACTACCTCCTTACAGGTGCTTATTAACGGTACTCCTTCAGCTCGTATCTTTCCTCAATGTGGTCTGCGTCAGGGGGATCCCATTTCACCATACCTTTTTATTATATGTATGGAGATCCTGTCTCTTATGGTTATTAAGGCGGAATCACAAAGGTCTATTGAAGGCATTAAACTCTCAAGAAATAGTCCAGCCATTTCCCATTTACTATACGCCGATGATGCTCTGCTGTGTTTCCGTTTATCTTCGTCCAGCTGTGAGTCTTTGAGGGATATCTTGATTTCTTTTGGTAATTTATCGGGTCAGATGATTAATCATCAAAAATCCTATATCAAGTTCAGTCCCAATACGCCTGATGATTTCAAAGAGCATGTTACAAATATTTTAAAAGTTCCTTCCAAACATAATTTTGGCCTTTACCTTGGTGCTCCTATTGATCTTGGCAGAAAGAAAACTTCGGCTTTTCAGTTTCTACTGGACAAGATTTCGTCTAAAATCCTATCCTGGGGTGCGGCTTCTTTTTCACAAGCGTCTAAGTTGTTGCTCATAAATTCTATTTTGATGGCTTCCATTGCTCATGTGGCTTCCATCCTTCCGATTCCTCTTCACATTACCACGAAATTAGATTATTTGATCGATCTTTTTTGGTGGAAACAAACAAAAAATAGACGTGCCCAGCATTGGTTATCTCCTGAAAAATTGCAGCTCCCAAAATTAGAGGGTGGTCTGGGAATAAAAAATGCCCGGATTTTTAGTCAAGCTCTGCTCTCTAAGACATTCTGGAGgtgccatcatcatcatcattcccTTATTTCGTCTGTCCTTCGTACTAAATATCCAAAAGATTTTCCTATTCCGGGAAGGGTTTCAAAGTACTCAGCTGCGTCTTTCGCCTGGAAAGGGGTTGTTAAAAATACCTTCTTGATTCGAAATGGATTTGCTTGGAAATTTGGGAACGGGAAACTTATTAATATCAAAGATGATGCCTGGATTTTTGGTTCAAAGCCATGTCTTAAGTCTTCTTTCCTTTCACAGGATGTCAACTTTGCAAACCTCCTGCTTACTTCAACTCAGTGGAATAAGGttaatatttttaaaattttcgaCTCTATCTCGGCTAGGAATATTTGTGCTTTAGAACTTCCACCTGAACCTACGGATGACTTCATATATTGGAAATTTACCGAAGACGGACTATTTTCCTCCAATTCTGCATACTCTTTCCTGCTGCATAATGGAACTCACTCTCCTGTTTCTCCTGAGTCTAGTGTTATCCCGCCTTTTCCTTGGGTTTTCTTATGGCGCCTCCCATGTCAACCGCACATAAAAATTTTTCTTTGGAAATTGGTTCATGGTATCCTGCCTACTGCAGATGTCCTAATTCGTAGAG GGACCGATGTGTTTGTCCGGCTGAGATTATCTCAGATATTGCTATCCTATCCAATCAACAGCATGTGTTCAGCTCTCTTTCTAAAGCACTATTTCAGTCTTCCTGCATCTCTGAAGCTACCAGTTCAGTGTGCTCCTCTcctcatttcatttctcattgcTTTCGGTTTGAGGCTGTTTTCAACAAGGGCAGCTCGCTTG ACTCAAATACGTTCTTTTTCAGATCAGCAACATCCGACTTCTTCGTATGCTGCATGA